A stretch of the Porifericola rhodea genome encodes the following:
- a CDS encoding prohibitin family protein, translating to MDNRKFLPFIVTGIALFIAIVYLSSSIFLTINAGERGVLFKKFSGGLDKDKVYSPGFVVKAPWNDMYVYDVKENSVDETMDVLDKNGLSLKVDVTVRFHPMYDKIGFIHELFGEDYVDKLIIPETRSTVRRVMGRYTAEEIYSTKRSEVETSIIEETEAILEDQANNIQMRALLIRSINLPDQIKQAIENKLKQEQEALAYQFRLEREKSEAERKRIAAQGEAEANKIINNSLTNELLKMRGIEATTHLSESSNAKVVVIGSGSDGLPLILGNN from the coding sequence ATGGATAACCGAAAATTTTTGCCTTTTATCGTAACTGGCATCGCACTGTTTATTGCAATCGTTTACCTTTCTTCCAGTATATTCCTGACGATTAATGCCGGTGAACGCGGTGTGCTCTTCAAAAAATTTTCTGGCGGACTGGATAAAGACAAGGTCTACTCACCAGGTTTTGTAGTAAAAGCTCCCTGGAATGATATGTACGTATACGATGTAAAAGAAAACAGCGTAGACGAGACTATGGATGTGCTGGATAAAAACGGGCTGTCTTTAAAAGTAGATGTCACTGTTCGTTTTCACCCGATGTACGACAAAATAGGTTTTATTCACGAGCTTTTTGGGGAAGATTATGTTGATAAGCTGATTATACCTGAAACACGATCTACAGTAAGGCGAGTTATGGGCCGCTATACCGCAGAAGAGATATACTCCACCAAACGTAGCGAAGTAGAAACTTCTATTATTGAAGAAACAGAAGCCATACTGGAAGATCAGGCCAATAATATACAAATGCGCGCGCTGCTTATTCGTTCTATCAACCTACCTGACCAGATTAAGCAGGCTATTGAAAATAAATTAAAACAAGAGCAGGAAGCATTAGCTTATCAATTTAGACTGGAAAGAGAAAAGAGTGAAGCGGAACGTAAGCGTATCGCCGCACAGGGAGAAGCCGAAGCCAACAAGATTATTAACAACAGTTTGACCAACGAACTGCTGAAAATGCGAGGCATAGAGGCAACCACCCACCTGTCTGAATCCAGCAATGCAAAAGTTGTAGTCATTGGTAGTGGTAGCGACGGATTACCGCTAATACTTGGCAACAATTAG
- the ccoS gene encoding cbb3-type cytochrome oxidase assembly protein CcoS: MSAIFILIGISLLVALGFLGAFLWATYSGQYDDDYTPSVRILFDEPHSKNNQSNNK; the protein is encoded by the coding sequence ATGAGCGCAATATTTATTCTTATCGGCATCAGCCTGCTAGTAGCCCTGGGCTTTCTGGGAGCCTTCCTCTGGGCCACCTACAGCGGACAATATGATGATGATTACACACCTTCGGTTCGGATTCTTTTTGACGAGCCTCATTCAAAAAACAATCAATCAAACAATAAGTAA
- a CDS encoding cbb3-type cytochrome c oxidase N-terminal domain-containing protein → MKKRIQKTSAFSLLLLAMLFVSAPANAQNTANFWEAYGQEVVVWGILTLEVIMLIVVITMYVVVKVIAKRVMQTQQTSATESIGQKANEDSFVQRIMKRLTDAVPVDREEEIMTDHAYDGIVELDNNLPPWWKAMFYLTIVFGLAYLLHFHVFDTGDLQNEEYEKQMAMAKAEVDAYLATSANNIDESNVTFVEDEGRIANGQTLFVQKCAPCHGQAGEGGVGPNLADSYWIHGGSVNDIFKTIKYGVPAKGMIPWNSQLSPSEMQDISSFIITLEGSNPPNPKEPQGELYERDKMAMK, encoded by the coding sequence ATGAAGAAAAGAATACAGAAAACCAGTGCTTTTAGCTTGCTTCTGCTTGCTATGCTTTTTGTATCGGCACCGGCAAATGCCCAAAATACAGCTAACTTTTGGGAGGCGTACGGGCAGGAGGTAGTAGTTTGGGGAATACTTACCCTGGAGGTCATCATGCTGATTGTGGTGATTACCATGTATGTGGTAGTAAAAGTTATTGCTAAACGTGTAATGCAAACCCAGCAGACTAGCGCCACCGAAAGTATAGGGCAGAAGGCAAATGAAGATAGTTTTGTCCAGCGTATCATGAAAAGGCTCACTGATGCGGTGCCCGTAGATCGGGAAGAGGAGATTATGACAGACCATGCTTATGATGGTATTGTAGAGTTGGATAATAACCTGCCGCCCTGGTGGAAAGCCATGTTTTACCTTACTATAGTATTCGGTCTAGCCTACCTTTTACACTTCCATGTGTTTGATACTGGCGACCTGCAAAATGAAGAATACGAGAAGCAAATGGCCATGGCCAAAGCAGAGGTAGATGCCTATCTGGCCACCTCGGCTAATAATATTGACGAAAGCAATGTCACTTTTGTAGAAGACGAAGGCCGCATAGCCAATGGGCAGACACTTTTTGTACAGAAGTGTGCTCCTTGCCATGGACAGGCGGGTGAAGGAGGCGTAGGCCCTAACCTGGCTGATAGTTACTGGATTCATGGAGGCAGCGTCAATGATATTTTTAAAACGATAAAGTACGGTGTACCCGCAAAAGGAATGATTCCCTGGAACAGTCAACTAAGTCCCAGTGAAATGCAGGACATCAGTAGCTTCATCATTACTCTGGAAGGTAGTAACCCTCCCAATCCTAAAGAACCTCAAGGCGAACTATACGAGCGTGATAAAATGGCTATGAAATAA
- a CDS encoding MerC domain-containing protein, producing the protein MLFSDRKADTVGIVSSILCVVHCMLLPVLVFAGMLNEEWGAHAEWVDYIFMGLALSAVYYAARNAGLYLRMALWLTVSWFCASILLHDVYESALYSSMAASVVLVVLHTINFKQHRLLHRTKEVTV; encoded by the coding sequence ATGTTATTCTCAGACCGTAAAGCAGACACCGTAGGTATTGTTAGTTCTATTCTTTGTGTAGTTCATTGCATGCTTTTGCCTGTACTAGTATTTGCTGGAATGCTCAACGAAGAATGGGGCGCTCATGCGGAATGGGTAGACTACATATTTATGGGTTTAGCTCTATCGGCTGTTTACTATGCTGCTCGTAATGCTGGCCTTTATCTGCGAATGGCGCTATGGCTTACTGTGAGTTGGTTTTGTGCTTCTATTTTGTTGCACGATGTGTACGAGTCTGCGCTCTATTCATCTATGGCGGCTTCTGTAGTGCTTGTAGTTTTACATACCATCAACTTTAAACAACACAGACTCCTACATCGTACCAAAGAGGTTACAGTCTAA
- a CDS encoding CcoQ/FixQ family Cbb3-type cytochrome c oxidase assembly chaperone → MLKFIKYHMETIAGIEIYPLISFIIFFTFFLVLLLWVMRADKREIAEIASLPLDDKVKQPAQEQTKS, encoded by the coding sequence ATGCTCAAATTTATTAAATATCATATGGAGACCATAGCAGGAATAGAGATCTATCCGCTAATCTCCTTCATCATTTTCTTTACCTTCTTCTTAGTCCTCTTGCTATGGGTCATGAGAGCAGATAAAAGAGAGATTGCAGAAATCGCCAGCCTGCCTTTGGATGATAAAGTAAAACAGCCTGCACAGGAACAGACAAAATCTTAA
- a CDS encoding Crp/Fnr family transcriptional regulator — translation MRKGQTVISCEECRSRNSSLFSGLCSHQLSYISENKSCTVYKKGQILFHEGTRPLGVFCVNSGKIKIYKIGYDGKEQIISIAGAGGLLGYKAMIAEEPYSVSAETLEDCTVCFLSRPNFLQTLAESSELNKKILQQVCHEIGVMNENLTNQAQRTVRERLAITLLKLKDTYGMDSHDNGPIEINLTREDLANMVGTATETLIRLLHEFKEDKLISTKGRKIMIDDPKGLSKIANLF, via the coding sequence ATGCGTAAGGGCCAGACTGTTATCTCCTGCGAAGAATGTCGTTCCAGAAATTCTTCATTGTTTAGTGGACTTTGCAGCCATCAGCTAAGTTACATCTCAGAAAACAAGTCTTGCACTGTCTATAAAAAAGGTCAGATCTTGTTTCATGAAGGCACCCGACCTTTAGGCGTTTTTTGTGTAAACTCCGGCAAAATCAAAATTTATAAGATTGGTTACGATGGCAAAGAGCAAATCATAAGCATTGCAGGAGCTGGCGGCCTACTAGGATATAAAGCAATGATTGCCGAAGAACCTTACTCTGTCTCTGCTGAAACTCTGGAAGACTGTACTGTTTGCTTCTTGTCTCGCCCAAACTTTCTGCAAACTCTGGCGGAATCCTCTGAGCTGAACAAAAAGATATTGCAGCAGGTATGCCACGAAATTGGGGTAATGAATGAAAACCTGACTAACCAGGCACAGCGTACGGTAAGAGAGCGCCTTGCCATCACTTTGCTTAAACTAAAAGACACGTATGGGATGGATAGCCACGACAATGGCCCAATAGAAATTAACCTGACTCGCGAAGACCTTGCAAATATGGTGGGTACTGCAACAGAAACTCTTATAAGGTTGCTACATGAGTTTAAAGAAGATAAGCTAATTAGTACCAAAGGACGCAAGATTATGATAGACGACCCTAAAGGTTTAAGTAAAATTGCTAATCTTTTCTGA
- a CDS encoding citrate synthase translates to MSNNTAELKVDGKSYEFPIIEGTEQEKGIDISKLRAQSGYITLDPGFKNTGSTTSSITYLDGENGVLRYRGYSIEDLTAKSSFLETAYLLIYGELPSESEFQSFREEITHHTLVHEDIKKILDGFPSSAHPMGVLSSLVCSLTAFYPESLDPNRSKEEVNLSIIRILAKMPTFAAWAYKHKIGHPVSYPDNSLDYCSNFLKMMFALPAEGYEVDPTRADALDKLLILHADHEQNCSTSTVRVVGSSQASLYASISAGINALWGPLHGGANQAVIEMLEQIKNAGGDVKKFIDKAKDKNDPFRLMGFGHRVYKNFDPRAKIIKKNADEVLSGLGITDPVLDIAKELEETALNDDYFKERKLYPNVDFYSGILYRAMGIPTDMFTVMFALGRLPGWIAQWKEMRENKEPIGRPRQIYTGSNHRPLDR, encoded by the coding sequence ATGTCCAATAACACTGCGGAACTTAAAGTAGATGGGAAATCTTATGAATTTCCAATTATTGAGGGGACGGAGCAAGAAAAAGGTATTGATATTAGCAAGCTGAGAGCACAGAGCGGCTATATCACCTTGGATCCGGGCTTTAAGAACACAGGCTCTACTACCAGCTCTATCACCTATCTAGATGGAGAAAATGGTGTGCTTCGTTACAGAGGCTATTCAATAGAAGACCTGACTGCCAAGTCCAGTTTTTTAGAAACTGCCTATTTGCTGATCTACGGCGAGTTACCTAGCGAAAGTGAATTTCAGTCTTTCAGAGAAGAAATCACCCACCATACGCTAGTGCATGAAGATATCAAAAAAATTCTGGATGGTTTCCCTTCCAGTGCCCACCCAATGGGCGTTCTTTCATCTTTAGTGTGCTCACTTACTGCCTTTTATCCTGAGTCTCTGGACCCTAATCGTTCAAAAGAAGAAGTAAACCTAAGCATTATTCGTATACTGGCTAAAATGCCAACTTTTGCTGCATGGGCTTACAAACATAAAATTGGACATCCGGTAAGCTATCCCGACAACTCACTGGACTATTGCAGTAATTTCCTTAAAATGATGTTTGCCCTGCCTGCTGAAGGCTACGAAGTAGACCCTACCCGTGCCGACGCATTGGACAAACTTTTAATCTTACACGCAGACCATGAGCAGAATTGCTCTACCTCTACTGTACGTGTGGTAGGTTCTTCTCAGGCTAGTCTTTACGCTTCTATTTCTGCGGGTATTAACGCCCTGTGGGGACCTCTACACGGTGGAGCTAACCAGGCGGTGATAGAAATGCTTGAGCAGATCAAAAATGCGGGTGGTGATGTGAAGAAATTCATTGACAAAGCCAAAGACAAAAACGATCCTTTCCGTTTAATGGGCTTTGGGCACCGTGTATACAAAAACTTTGACCCCAGAGCTAAAATCATCAAGAAAAACGCAGATGAGGTACTTAGCGGACTGGGTATTACTGACCCGGTACTGGATATCGCTAAAGAACTTGAAGAAACCGCTCTTAATGACGATTACTTTAAAGAAAGAAAATTATATCCTAATGTAGACTTCTATTCAGGCATACTATATCGTGCTATGGGTATCCCTACCGATATGTTTACTGTAATGTTCGCACTAGGACGTCTGCCAGGCTGGATAGCACAGTGGAAAGAAATGCGCGAGAACAAAGAGCCTATCGGCCGTCCTCGTCAGATTTACACAGGTAGCAATCATCGCCCATTGGACAGATAA
- the ccoG gene encoding cytochrome c oxidase accessory protein CcoG: MSKIQEKMDTLNQQSEVQNSFRDRISTVDEAGKRVWIYPKKPKGKFYNTRTLVSIVLLAFLFSGPFIKIKGEPLLLLNILERKFVILGQIFWPQDFYLFVFATLVLVIFIILFTVVYGRIFCGWVCPQTIFMEMVFRRIEYWIEGDYMAQRKLDKQAWNQEKITKKLSKHVIFYAISFLIGNTFLAYIIGIEAMEEIVTASPSKHIGGLFSMILFSTVFYFVFAKFREQVCTNVCPYGRLQGVLLDRQSVVVAYDYKRGEKRAKLRKNENRQANDKGDCIDCQQCVQVCPTGIDIRNGTQLECVNCTACINACDNIMEKVGLPKGLIRYASEENIAEGKKFHFTRRSIAYSIVLLALLGVMSGLLLMRSEVETSLLRTPGMLYQDQGNNKISNLYNLKIINKTNQSMPIHLKLHEEKGSLQMVGNEQLFLEKQGLAESALFIIFDKNDLQQMKTEIHLGVYSGDKLLETVETNFLGPAK; encoded by the coding sequence ATGAGCAAAATACAGGAGAAGATGGATACGCTGAATCAACAAAGCGAAGTACAAAACTCTTTCCGCGATAGAATTTCTACCGTGGACGAGGCAGGAAAACGAGTGTGGATTTACCCGAAAAAACCAAAAGGTAAGTTTTACAACACACGCACTCTGGTAAGCATAGTACTTCTGGCTTTCCTGTTCTCAGGCCCCTTTATCAAAATTAAGGGAGAACCTCTTCTACTGCTTAATATTCTGGAACGCAAGTTTGTAATTTTAGGGCAGATCTTCTGGCCACAGGATTTTTACCTTTTCGTATTTGCGACTTTAGTACTGGTTATTTTCATTATTTTGTTTACGGTAGTCTATGGTCGTATTTTTTGCGGGTGGGTCTGCCCCCAAACTATTTTTATGGAGATGGTCTTTCGCAGAATTGAGTACTGGATAGAGGGCGACTATATGGCCCAGCGAAAGTTAGACAAACAAGCCTGGAACCAGGAAAAAATTACCAAAAAGCTAAGCAAGCATGTTATCTTCTACGCCATCTCTTTTCTAATCGGAAATACCTTTCTGGCCTATATAATTGGAATAGAAGCAATGGAAGAAATCGTGACGGCCTCACCTTCCAAACATATTGGGGGGCTGTTTAGCATGATATTATTTTCTACCGTATTCTACTTCGTATTTGCCAAGTTTCGTGAGCAGGTCTGTACCAATGTTTGCCCTTACGGGCGTCTTCAGGGTGTGCTACTAGACCGGCAGTCAGTAGTAGTCGCTTACGATTATAAAAGAGGCGAAAAGCGGGCTAAGCTCAGGAAAAATGAAAATCGTCAGGCTAACGATAAAGGAGACTGTATAGACTGCCAGCAGTGCGTACAGGTATGCCCTACCGGTATAGATATTCGCAACGGTACCCAGTTGGAGTGTGTAAACTGTACCGCCTGTATAAATGCCTGCGATAATATTATGGAAAAAGTAGGCTTACCCAAAGGCCTCATCCGCTACGCTTCGGAAGAGAATATCGCCGAAGGCAAAAAATTTCACTTTACCCGGCGTAGTATCGCCTACTCCATTGTGCTGCTAGCGTTACTGGGGGTAATGAGTGGCCTGCTGCTTATGCGCTCCGAGGTAGAAACCAGCTTGCTCAGAACACCCGGTATGCTCTATCAGGATCAGGGAAACAACAAAATCAGTAATCTGTACAACCTTAAAATTATCAACAAAACCAACCAGAGTATGCCTATCCATTTAAAGCTGCATGAAGAAAAAGGTAGTCTGCAAATGGTAGGAAATGAGCAGCTTTTTCTGGAAAAGCAAGGCCTTGCTGAAAGTGCTCTCTTTATCATCTTTGACAAAAACGACCTTCAGCAAATGAAAACAGAAATACATTTAGGCGTATACTCCGGCGATAAACTCTTAGAAACAGTAGAAACCAACTTTTTAGGACCGGCAAAATAA
- a CDS encoding heavy metal translocating P-type ATPase — translation MADVWVQEKCYHCGEDCIEETIHFDEKAFCCQGCKTVYEILDANKLGQYYTLENAPGISQKDYSQGQKFAFLDHAEIADKLYDFQDANIKKVSLYIPAIHCSSCIWLLENLQQLQEGICHTSVQFLNKKLSITFNADKLNLRALAELLAGLGYAPEITLAESQNKKASPNRSLAVKIGLAGFCFGNTMLLSLPEYLDTDFSLADDYKSFFAYLNLLLALPVFFYAASDYIISAWKGLRHRFINIDIPIALGIFALFGRSTYEILSASGPGYMDSLCGLVFFLLIGKWYQSKTYQALSYDRDYASYFPVAVSKINDDKEQNIPLKDVQVGDQLIIRNQELIPADAILLKGAANIDYSFVSGEAVPVQKSSGDKLYAGGRQVGSSITVEVSKAVANSYLTELWNQDVFSKDKQVHLSSVVDVVSKYFTIAILCISFLTAVYWLVHDSSMLINTVTAVLIVACPCALALTLPFTFGHSMRALGKRGLYLKNTQAIELLSKISDIIFDKTGTITQSKPQQLKLRGTSLSTQEKELLRSAVQHSTHPLSKIIYQSLPDYLGLNICSFFEEIPGKGIHAIIGEHELYLGSESYLCGQSSGDTSTTRVYLKIDGVLKGYYEFDNLYRPGFSSLMHQLSGMYKRHLLSGDNDREKEKLAPYFEEMHFRQSPLDKLEYLKKLDSEGKTTLMLGDGLNDAGALKQSSIGIAVADNIYHFSPACDAILDAQKLKYLDRFLAFTQSSMRVIRGAFLFSFLYNLLGLSFAVSGMLTPLVAAILMPLSSVTVVGFITLAINVRARKLLPPA, via the coding sequence ATGGCTGATGTATGGGTTCAGGAGAAGTGCTACCACTGTGGTGAAGACTGTATAGAAGAAACGATACATTTTGACGAAAAAGCCTTCTGTTGCCAGGGCTGCAAAACTGTTTACGAAATACTAGATGCTAATAAGCTAGGGCAGTATTATACATTGGAAAATGCTCCTGGCATTAGCCAGAAAGATTATAGTCAGGGGCAAAAATTTGCCTTTCTGGATCATGCAGAGATTGCTGACAAACTGTATGATTTTCAGGATGCTAACATAAAAAAGGTAAGCCTGTATATTCCGGCCATTCATTGCAGTTCCTGCATCTGGTTGCTGGAGAATTTACAGCAGTTGCAAGAAGGCATCTGCCACACCTCCGTCCAGTTTCTCAACAAAAAACTAAGTATCACTTTCAATGCTGACAAACTAAACCTGAGAGCGTTAGCTGAATTGTTGGCGGGGCTAGGCTACGCCCCTGAAATTACTCTGGCAGAAAGCCAAAACAAAAAAGCGAGCCCAAACCGCAGCCTGGCAGTAAAAATTGGGCTGGCAGGCTTTTGCTTTGGAAATACCATGCTCCTTAGCCTTCCCGAGTATCTTGATACTGATTTTTCTTTAGCTGATGACTATAAATCGTTTTTTGCCTACCTGAACCTCCTTCTGGCATTACCGGTATTTTTCTATGCGGCTTCGGACTACATCATATCTGCATGGAAAGGACTCAGGCATAGGTTTATTAATATAGATATACCTATCGCACTTGGGATTTTTGCTTTGTTTGGTCGCAGTACCTACGAAATACTCAGCGCTAGTGGCCCCGGTTATATGGACTCGCTTTGCGGGCTGGTCTTCTTTCTGCTCATTGGCAAATGGTACCAAAGTAAAACATACCAGGCACTGTCTTACGACAGAGACTATGCCTCTTACTTTCCGGTAGCTGTAAGCAAAATTAATGATGACAAAGAACAGAATATTCCCCTAAAAGATGTCCAGGTTGGAGATCAACTCATTATCCGTAATCAGGAACTGATTCCCGCAGATGCTATTTTGCTAAAAGGAGCCGCGAATATAGATTATAGCTTTGTGAGCGGAGAGGCTGTTCCGGTACAAAAAAGCAGTGGAGACAAGCTCTACGCAGGTGGCCGACAGGTAGGCAGCAGTATTACGGTTGAAGTAAGCAAAGCTGTAGCCAATAGCTACCTTACTGAACTCTGGAATCAGGACGTCTTCAGCAAAGACAAGCAAGTACATCTTAGTTCGGTAGTGGATGTTGTCAGTAAATACTTTACCATAGCTATTTTATGTATCAGTTTTCTTACAGCAGTCTACTGGCTGGTACATGATAGTAGTATGCTCATCAATACTGTAACTGCCGTATTGATTGTTGCTTGCCCCTGTGCGCTGGCACTTACGCTTCCTTTTACTTTCGGACATAGTATGCGAGCGCTGGGCAAGAGAGGTCTTTACCTTAAAAACACACAGGCCATAGAGCTTTTGAGCAAAATTAGCGACATCATTTTTGACAAAACAGGCACCATTACCCAGTCTAAACCTCAACAGCTAAAGTTGCGGGGAACAAGCTTAAGTACTCAAGAAAAAGAACTGCTACGCTCAGCAGTGCAGCACTCTACTCACCCATTGAGCAAAATTATTTATCAATCTTTACCTGATTATTTAGGACTCAACATTTGCAGTTTTTTTGAAGAAATCCCTGGTAAAGGCATACATGCGATAATTGGTGAGCACGAGTTATACCTAGGCTCAGAAAGCTATCTATGTGGACAAAGCTCAGGCGACACATCCACTACGCGAGTGTATTTAAAAATTGATGGTGTGCTTAAAGGCTATTATGAATTTGACAACCTCTATCGGCCAGGGTTTAGTAGTCTGATGCATCAGCTGAGCGGAATGTACAAAAGACATTTATTGTCTGGGGATAATGACAGAGAAAAAGAAAAGCTGGCTCCCTATTTTGAAGAAATGCACTTCAGGCAATCTCCATTAGATAAGCTGGAGTATCTTAAAAAACTGGACTCAGAAGGGAAAACTACTCTAATGCTTGGCGATGGACTAAACGATGCCGGGGCACTAAAGCAAAGCAGTATAGGTATTGCGGTAGCTGATAATATTTACCACTTTTCTCCTGCCTGCGATGCTATTCTGGATGCGCAAAAGCTTAAATATCTGGATCGCTTCCTGGCCTTCACTCAATCCAGCATGCGTGTTATACGGGGGGCTTTTTTGTTTTCTTTTCTGTATAACCTGCTGGGTCTAAGTTTTGCTGTCAGTGGTATGCTTACTCCTTTGGTAGCTGCAATACTTATGCCTCTCAGTTCTGTTACAGTAGTTGGCTTTATTACATTGGCAATAAACGTACGGGCAAGGAAGCTCCTACCCCCAGCCTAA
- the ccoN gene encoding cytochrome-c oxidase, cbb3-type subunit I yields the protein MSTSIETRRRSDHIGVQLHSDQLDTFYYDNAIVRMFAMATVIWGLIGMLVGLYVALELVFPQLNLGIQYVTFGRIRPLHTNAVIFAFVGNGTFTGVYYSLQRLCKSRMYSDLLSRINFWGWQLIILSAVLTLPFGFTSSKEYAELEWPIDIAITIIWVVFGWNMFATILKRRERHLYVAIWFYIATFVTVAVLHLVNNFELPISFMKSYSWYAGVQDALIQWWYGHNAVAFFLTTPVLGLMYYFVPKAANRPVYSYRLSIIHFWALIFIYIWAGPHHLLYNALPDWAQSLGVVFSIMLIAPSWGGMLNGLLTLRGAWDKVREEPILKFFVVAITCYGMATFEGPMLSLKNVNAIAHFTDWIIAHVHIGGLGWNGFMIFGMMYYLIPRLYRTQLYSKKLANVHFWIGTLGIIFYALPLYWAGFTQSLMWKEFTKEGLLAYPNFLETVTQIRPMHMLRAGGGALYIVGVLVMIYNMVKTIASGSLLKDEEAQAAPLAKGYEGPKNEHWHRRLFERRPVALLFWSLIAILIGGLVEMIPTFLVKSNVPTIASVQPYTPLELEGRDLYIKEGCNNCHSQMVRPFRSETERYGEYAKAGEFVYDHPFLWGSRRTGPDLLRLGGKYPDSWHYHHMLDPESMSPGSIMPPYPWLFEQNLDVSQLSAKIEAMQTLGVPYPEGYADTQAMEDLKEQAAQIAKNLEESGIAVKADKEIIALIAYLQRLGTDIKADQ from the coding sequence ATGTCAACGAGTATAGAGACAAGGAGAAGAAGCGACCACATTGGGGTACAGCTGCACTCCGACCAGCTTGACACCTTTTATTACGATAATGCAATCGTAAGAATGTTTGCCATGGCTACCGTAATCTGGGGGCTTATTGGCATGCTAGTAGGTTTGTATGTGGCCCTGGAGCTGGTTTTTCCACAACTAAATTTAGGAATACAGTATGTTACCTTCGGTAGAATACGCCCTCTGCATACCAATGCTGTCATATTTGCCTTTGTTGGTAATGGTACATTTACCGGCGTATACTATTCGCTACAGCGACTTTGCAAAAGCCGTATGTATAGCGACCTGCTTAGTAGAATTAACTTCTGGGGCTGGCAGCTGATTATACTTTCGGCCGTACTTACTCTACCCTTCGGTTTTACCTCCAGTAAAGAATACGCCGAACTGGAGTGGCCCATAGATATCGCGATTACTATTATCTGGGTGGTTTTTGGCTGGAACATGTTCGCCACCATTCTGAAAAGAAGAGAGCGGCACCTGTATGTTGCCATCTGGTTCTATATTGCTACTTTCGTTACGGTAGCTGTACTTCACCTCGTAAATAACTTTGAGCTGCCAATTAGCTTCATGAAAAGCTACTCCTGGTATGCCGGAGTGCAGGATGCGCTTATCCAATGGTGGTATGGCCACAATGCTGTAGCTTTCTTTCTTACCACTCCGGTATTGGGGTTAATGTACTACTTCGTCCCTAAAGCAGCGAATCGTCCTGTTTATTCGTACCGGCTTTCTATTATTCACTTCTGGGCGCTCATCTTCATCTATATATGGGCCGGCCCGCACCACCTTTTGTATAATGCACTACCGGACTGGGCGCAGTCACTGGGGGTTGTATTTTCTATTATGCTGATTGCTCCCTCATGGGGTGGTATGCTTAATGGTTTACTTACGCTACGGGGCGCCTGGGATAAGGTGAGAGAAGAGCCCATTCTCAAATTTTTTGTTGTCGCCATCACCTGCTACGGTATGGCTACTTTTGAGGGACCTATGCTATCTCTTAAAAACGTGAATGCCATTGCGCACTTTACAGACTGGATTATCGCCCACGTACATATCGGAGGTCTGGGCTGGAATGGTTTCATGATTTTCGGGATGATGTACTACCTGATTCCCAGACTCTACAGAACTCAGCTATACTCCAAAAAACTGGCTAATGTACACTTCTGGATAGGTACTCTGGGCATCATATTTTATGCGCTCCCGCTCTACTGGGCTGGTTTTACTCAAAGTCTGATGTGGAAAGAGTTTACAAAAGAAGGACTGCTGGCATACCCCAACTTTCTAGAAACCGTTACTCAGATTCGTCCTATGCATATGCTACGGGCCGGAGGGGGTGCTTTATATATTGTAGGTGTATTGGTGATGATCTACAATATGGTAAAAACCATTGCCAGTGGCTCATTACTTAAAGATGAAGAAGCACAGGCTGCGCCATTAGCCAAAGGCTATGAAGGTCCTAAGAATGAACACTGGCACCGCAGACTGTTTGAACGTCGGCCAGTAGCCCTACTGTTCTGGAGCCTGATCGCCATACTAATTGGTGGCTTGGTAGAGATGATTCCTACCTTCCTTGTAAAATCTAATGTACCCACTATTGCCAGCGTACAACCTTACACACCTCTGGAATTGGAAGGTCGCGACCTTTACATTAAAGAAGGTTGTAACAACTGTCACTCGCAGATGGTACGCCCCTTCCGCTCCGAAACCGAGCGCTATGGGGAGTATGCTAAAGCCGGTGAATTTGTTTACGATCATCCTTTCTTATGGGGATCACGACGTACCGGACCAGACCTTCTGAGGCTAGGCGGGAAATACCCTGACTCCTGGCACTATCATCACATGCTAGACCCTGAGTCTATGTCACCGGGCTCTATTATGCCTCCTTACCCCTGGCTATTTGAGCAAAACCTGGACGTGAGCCAGCTCTCTGCCAAAATAGAAGCCATGCAAACATTAGGTGTACCCTACCCTGAAGGTTATGCTGACACTCAGGCTATGGAAGACCTGAAGGAGCAGGCAGCCCAAATTGCCAAAAATCTTGAAGAAAGCGGAATAGCAGTAAAAGCTGACAAAGAGATTATCGCACTGATTGCTTACCTGCAAAGGCTGGGTACCGACATTAAAGCAGATCAATAA